From a region of the Xyrauchen texanus isolate HMW12.3.18 chromosome 39, RBS_HiC_50CHRs, whole genome shotgun sequence genome:
- the LOC127632488 gene encoding collagen alpha-1(IX) chain-like, translating to MARAGTLRASLLVILQQMILISSAQRVGPRGLPGPPGVPGFSGVDGIDGDRGPGPGLDGPPGLNGENGRNGLNGLPGKPGADGLTGPRGEPGPAGPPGQKGEPGKPGSRGATGVGEDGEAGADGEDGLPGELGKVGPPGSRGLRGPVGAQGLPGPRGPPGLWDGKELCPNACTAGLTGYTGLPGMKGHKGVKGESGEPGRQGHKGEEGDQGAPGEQGAQGPPGSQGLRGITGMMGPKGDRGPRGNVGDLGPQGIQGAFGDHGQRGKVGEAGPKGAQGPQGIQGLLGLHGPKGETGLPGVDGRDGIPGLPGVKGLPGKVGSPGEAGLQGFSGLPGIPGAKGHMGEKGNFGDPGVAGLIGNNGKTGERGEQGEVGPVGPRGGPGERGERGHDGPVGLPGARGAKGDSGLPGLPGPAGLPGQKGDRGMVGLTGPKGEQGPPGEEGTPGEKGDVGDEGEPGEKGSTGKPGDTGHKGPEGGRGQPGPEGLPGEPGPRGMQGDRGVPGLSGSQGRSGQAPTNQHIKQVCLMVMHEQLAQLAASMTRPESGIAGLPGPPGPSGPPGPAGDNGLPGHPGGRGLPGLKGPPGLLGRKGPKGDQGDRGDRGPTLQGPKGIPGPPGLPGEPGRPAYGSDGRDGRRGPPGVPGMPGVPGPPGPSGLNGYCEPSQCILQVVPVPDSKESTMKGPDGL from the exons ATGGCTCGCGCCGGGACTCTCCGCGCGTCCCTGTTGGTCATTttacagcagatgatcctgatcAGCTCTGCTCAG agGGTTGGACCAAGAGGGCTGCCAGGACCTCCAGGGGTCCCTGGGTTTTCTGGCGTTGACGGCATTGAT GGTGATAGGGGACCTGGTCCTGGCCTGGATGGGCCCCCA GGCCTTAATGGAGAAAATGGCAGGAACGGATTAAATGGCCTTCCAGGAAAACCAGGAGCGGAC GGTTTGACTGGGCCACGTGGTGAACCTGGCCCTGCTGGCCCACCTGGACAGAAA GGTGAACCTGGTAAGCCCGGGTCAAGGGGAGCCACt GGTGTTGGAGAGGATGGTGAAGCT GGTGCTGATGGGGAAGATGGATTACCTGGAGAGCTGGGCAAAGTTGGACCTCCA GGAAGTCGGGGATTGAGAGGTCCTGTTGGTGCTCAAGGATTACCAGGTCCCAGA GGCCCTCCTGGATTGTGGGATGGTAAGGAGCTG TGTCCAAATGCTTGTACCGCTGGTTTGACTGGTTACACTGGTCTTCCAGGCATGAAG ggCCACAAAGGTGTCAAAGGTGAATCAGGTGAACCAGGAAGGCAAGGGCATAAG GGTGAAGAAGGAGACCAGGGAGCACCTGGAGAGCAAGGAGCACAAGGACCACct GGTTCGCAGGGTCTAAGAGGAATCACAGGGATGATGGGCCCTAAAGGGGACAGG GGACCACGTGGGAATGTTGGCGATTTGGGTCCTCAGGGTATACAGGGTGCCTTT gGTGATCATGGTCAAAGAGGTAAAGTAGGTGAGGCCGGACCAAAAGGAGCTCAG GGACCTCAGGGGATACAGGGACTTTTGGGTTTACATGGACCGAAAGGAGAGACT GGTTTGCCTGGTGTGGATGGTCGTGATGGTATTCCAGGACTTCCTGGAGTAAAG GGTCTTCCCGGAAAGGTTGGCTCACCTGGTGAGGCTGGACTTCAGGGATTCTCA GGTTTACCAGGTATTCCAGGAGCAAAGGGCCACATGGGTGAAAAA GGAAATTTTGGTGATCCTGGCGTGGCAGGCCTGATTGGAAATAATGGAAAAACA GGTGAACGTGGTGAGCAGGGAGAGGTTGGACCAGTTGGACCAAGAGGTGGGCCA GGAGAAAGAGGAGAAAGAGGCCATGATGGGCCTGTAGGCTTGCCAGGTGCAAGA gGTGCTAAAGGAGATTCAGGCCTCCCTGGTCTTCCAGGGCCAGCTGGCCTACCTGGGCAGAAAGGAGACCGG ggCATGGTTGGTCTCACTGGCCCAAAAGGCGAGCAA GGACCACCTGGTGAAGAAGGAACACCAGGGGAGAAAGGAGATGTA GGTGATGAGGGAGAGCCAGGAGAGAAAGGATCG ACAGGAAAACCAGGGGACACAGGACATAAAGGACCAGAGGGAGGGCGTGGCCAGCCTGGACCAGAGGGCCTTCCTGGAGAGCCTGGACCAAGAGGCATGCAAGGAGACAGAGGAGTACCCGGACTATCCGGGTCACAGGGACGATCA GGCCAAGCACCAACAAACCAGCACATTAAGCAGGTCTGCTTGATGGTCATGCATG aACAGCTCGCCCAGCTGGCAGCTAGTATGACAAGGCCTGAGTCAGGCATCGCTGGGCTACCAGGTCCTCCTGGTCCCTCTGGTCCTCCAGGGCCTGCTGGAGACAATGGCTTGCCTGGACATCCTGGTGGCAGAGGACTGCCAGGTCTCAAAGGGCCACCTGGGCTACTAGGGAGAAAAGGGCCCAAAG GTGACCAAGGTGACAGGGGAGATAGAGGACCCACTCTGCAGGGACCTAAAGgtattcctggaccaccagggctCCCAG GTGAGCCAGGTAGGCCAGCATATGGCAGTGATGGACGTGACGGCCGGAGAGGACCTCCAGGTGTTCCTGGAATGCCAGGAGTACCTGGGCCACCTGGTCCTTCTGGCCTTAACGGATACTGCGAGCCATCTCAGTGCATCCTTCAAGTAGTTCCAGTTCCAGACTCCAAGGAGTCAACCATGAAAGGACCGGATGGTCTATGA